A region from the Streptomyces lydicus genome encodes:
- a CDS encoding ArsR/SmtB family transcription factor has translation MNSEELLALLSAVGHAQRLRVIAELAGGRLYVSELARRLEMSRPLLYMHLDRLEKAGLVVGRLELSEDGKALKYFELTPFELKLNLATVLAALQEDRSGTTAPHGTGDAEGAVEPSVRKGTERP, from the coding sequence ATGAACAGCGAGGAGCTGCTGGCCCTGCTGTCCGCCGTGGGCCATGCACAGCGACTGCGGGTGATCGCCGAACTGGCCGGCGGCCGGCTCTACGTCAGCGAACTGGCCCGCCGGCTGGAGATGTCCCGGCCGCTGCTCTACATGCACCTTGACCGCCTGGAGAAGGCCGGTCTGGTGGTGGGCAGGCTGGAGCTGTCCGAGGACGGCAAGGCACTCAAGTACTTCGAACTGACGCCGTTCGAGCTGAAGCTGAACCTGGCCACCGTCCTCGCGGCCCTCCAGGAGGACCGGTCCGGGACGACCGCACCACACGGGACCGGGGACGCGGAAGGCGCGGTGGAGCCGTCCGTCCGCAAAGGGACCGAACGACCCTAG
- a CDS encoding RNA polymerase sigma factor, whose protein sequence is MEHSAGPQYAPVRFAVPGPRSALWRWLLRTARPAAARRETPHPGHPARHPAYGQPADFEAWLPDEAVPAPPAPPEPRPTISELYHAHRLTMVRLAVLLVDDRATAEDVVQDAFAALYKRHGEQLGEVDNALAYLRTAVVNAARSVLRRRRTARGYTPPYEADAPSAEERIVLDEEHREVFAALSGLTARRREVLVLRYWGDLTEAQIAATLGISRGAVKSIASRALNSLEKILEERS, encoded by the coding sequence ATGGAGCACTCCGCCGGCCCGCAGTACGCCCCGGTACGGTTCGCCGTGCCGGGGCCCCGGTCTGCCCTGTGGCGGTGGCTGCTGCGCACCGCCCGCCCGGCGGCCGCCCGCCGCGAAACACCGCACCCCGGCCACCCGGCCCGCCATCCCGCGTACGGCCAACCGGCAGATTTCGAGGCCTGGTTGCCGGACGAGGCCGTCCCCGCGCCACCCGCACCCCCCGAGCCTCGGCCGACGATCAGCGAGCTCTACCACGCCCACCGGCTGACCATGGTCCGGCTGGCCGTCCTGCTCGTCGACGACCGTGCCACCGCCGAGGACGTCGTCCAGGACGCGTTCGCCGCGCTCTACAAGCGGCACGGCGAACAGCTCGGCGAGGTCGACAATGCGCTCGCCTATCTGCGTACCGCGGTCGTCAACGCCGCCCGCTCGGTGCTGCGGCGCCGGCGCACCGCACGCGGCTACACCCCGCCGTACGAAGCGGATGCACCGTCCGCCGAGGAGCGGATCGTGCTGGACGAGGAGCACCGCGAGGTGTTCGCCGCGCTGAGCGGGCTGACCGCCCGCCGCCGGGAGGTGCTGGTCCTGCGCTACTGGGGCGATCTGACAGAGGCACAGATCGCGGCGACGCTGGGCATCAGCCGCGGCGCGGTGAAGTCGATCGCCAGCCGCGCACTGAACTCGCTGGAAAAGATCTTGGAGGAGCGGTCATGA
- a CDS encoding LPXTG cell wall anchor domain-containing protein, translating into MEQPTVKSVKFSRTSRTSRTSRASAGFRPYAARLHPRPRPRPRGAAGAGLVAALALAALSVAGTAQADDRAPQPRPHTGSAAQAPTPRPADGSTRPTPRPATSAFPTPPTRTDAPGTPRPSASPSRPAPRPSSAEPRPSASPASPGTHGDGPGASARPAPAKGSGGGKELARTGASSTTTMALGGTAAALIAVGGGTVYAVRRRRG; encoded by the coding sequence GTGGAGCAGCCGACCGTGAAGTCCGTGAAGTTCAGCCGTACCTCCCGCACCTCCCGTACCTCCCGCGCCTCCGCCGGTTTCCGGCCGTACGCCGCCCGTCTTCACCCCCGTCCCCGCCCCCGTCCGCGCGGTGCGGCCGGCGCCGGGCTGGTCGCGGCGCTCGCGCTGGCCGCGCTGTCCGTGGCCGGTACCGCGCAGGCCGACGACCGGGCACCGCAGCCGCGCCCGCACACCGGCTCCGCTGCCCAGGCACCCACCCCGCGACCGGCCGACGGCAGCACCCGGCCCACGCCCCGACCGGCCACCAGCGCCTTCCCCACACCCCCCACCCGGACCGACGCTCCCGGCACGCCCCGCCCCTCCGCCTCACCCAGCCGCCCGGCACCGCGGCCGAGCAGCGCCGAGCCCCGCCCCAGCGCCTCGCCGGCCTCGCCCGGCACCCACGGCGACGGCCCCGGCGCGTCCGCCCGCCCCGCCCCCGCCAAGGGATCCGGGGGCGGGAAGGAACTCGCCCGCACCGGAGCCTCCTCCACGACCACCATGGCGCTCGGCGGCACCGCCGCGGCCCTGATCGCCGTGGGTGGCGGCACCGTCTACGCGGTCCGCCGCCGGCGCGGCTGA